One segment of Dolichospermum sp. DET69 DNA contains the following:
- a CDS encoding type II toxin-antitoxin system HicB family antitoxin has protein sequence MKIQVIIHEAEEGGFWAEVPALPGCVTEGDTKEELENNLREAIELYLRPIPNQNPSGQILELTL, from the coding sequence ATGAAAATTCAAGTAATCATACATGAAGCAGAAGAAGGCGGTTTTTGGGCAGAAGTTCCAGCATTACCAGGATGTGTTACGGAAGGTGATACGAAGGAAGAATTAGAAAACAATCTTAGAGAAGCAATTGAATTATATCTGAGACCAATTCCTAATCAAAATCCATCTGGACAAATATTAGAACTTACTTTATGA
- a CDS encoding RICIN domain-containing protein — translation MNKPFSIFLAVTFPVFMLLPLSKEANAQTSDSQLKTQFTGENKCLDIINDGENNKPTMADCGNFSGQFWSVERTKTRGYYRLRTQFTGKNKCLDIINDGENNKPTMADCGNFSGQFWSVERTKTRGYYRLRTQFTGKNKCLDIINDGENNKPTMADCGNFSGQFWNFSNYKKLPI, via the coding sequence ATGAATAAACCGTTTAGTATTTTTTTGGCTGTAACTTTTCCTGTGTTCATGCTTCTCCCCCTCAGCAAGGAAGCAAATGCTCAAACTTCAGATTCACAGCTAAAAACGCAGTTTACAGGGGAAAATAAATGCTTAGATATCATCAATGACGGTGAAAATAATAAACCGACAATGGCAGATTGTGGTAATTTCTCAGGACAATTTTGGAGCGTAGAGCGGACAAAAACTCGTGGATATTACCGTTTGAGGACGCAGTTTACAGGGAAAAATAAATGCTTAGATATCATCAATGACGGTGAAAATAATAAACCGACTATGGCAGATTGTGGTAATTTCTCAGGACAATTTTGGAGCGTAGAGCGGACAAAAACTCGTGGATATTACCGTTTAAGAACGCAGTTTACAGGGAAAAATAAATGTTTAGATATCATCAATGATGGTGAAAATAACAAACCGACTATGGCAGATTGTGGTAATTTCTCAGGACAATTTTGGAACTTCAGTAATTACAAAAAACTGCCGATTTGA
- a CDS encoding PPC domain-containing protein: MKKTFAVGFRYILIIPITLLTMGIWLKTASAQNKLYSPIPLTNFTEISDTLSNKDIPTGQGGFARDYSVRLEKGDNLSIDLSSENFDGIITLLAPNGSTVLENDDGPDGTSNSLLFTRITEAGIYIVRVHSFGETGVGKFKLKVTKLQPVK, encoded by the coding sequence ATGAAAAAGACTTTTGCAGTGGGTTTCAGATATATTCTAATTATTCCTATCACATTGCTAACAATGGGGATTTGGCTCAAAACAGCTTCAGCCCAAAATAAGTTATATAGCCCTATTCCGTTAACTAATTTTACAGAAATTTCTGATACCCTATCAAACAAAGATATTCCCACAGGACAAGGGGGATTTGCTCGTGATTATTCAGTTAGGTTAGAGAAGGGTGATAATTTATCTATTGATTTGTCATCGGAAAACTTTGACGGCATTATTACACTATTAGCGCCCAATGGCTCAACGGTATTGGAAAATGATGATGGACCTGATGGTACAAGTAATTCTCTGTTATTTACCCGCATTACAGAAGCAGGAATTTATATTGTGCGGGTTCACTCTTTTGGGGAAACTGGGGTAGGGAAATTCAAACTTAAAGTCACAAAACTGCAACCAGTCAAGTAG
- a CDS encoding ComF family protein: MMKIFQNLLSLFLKSHCPLCQRTTSRELCPYCIKQIQSCHKPNPAFLWKQPLPIFVWGNYGGAVKRAIAALKYENEPQIGYLLGAWLGESWLLHSPQPQQQPLIVPIPMHPKKQKQRGFNQAALIAAGFCNVTGCKLKVNGLERIKETEALFNLSPVQRQESLENAFGLGKDFRRHPNTQILLVDDIYTTGATVKAAVKTLEQHQITVLGVAAVATTNK, from the coding sequence ATGATGAAAATATTCCAAAACCTATTGAGTCTTTTTCTGAAATCTCATTGTCCCCTATGTCAACGGACTACATCAAGGGAACTTTGTCCATATTGTATCAAGCAAATTCAAAGTTGTCATAAACCAAATCCAGCTTTTTTATGGAAACAACCATTACCAATATTTGTGTGGGGAAATTATGGTGGTGCAGTTAAAAGAGCGATCGCTGCCCTAAAATATGAAAATGAGCCACAAATAGGTTATCTTTTAGGAGCATGGTTAGGAGAATCATGGTTATTACATTCACCTCAACCACAACAACAGCCTTTAATTGTCCCTATCCCTATGCACCCGAAAAAACAAAAACAACGGGGTTTTAATCAAGCCGCATTAATAGCGGCAGGTTTTTGCAATGTTACAGGATGCAAATTGAAAGTCAATGGTTTAGAACGCATCAAAGAAACCGAAGCACTATTTAATTTATCCCCAGTTCAAAGACAAGAAAGTTTAGAAAATGCTTTTGGACTTGGCAAAGATTTTCGTCGTCATCCAAATACACAAATATTATTAGTGGATGATATTTATACTACTGGTGCTACTGTCAAAGCTGCTGTCAAGACTCTTGAACAACATCAAATTACAGTCTTGGGTGTAGCTGCTGTGGCCACCACAAATAAATAA
- a CDS encoding GNAT family N-acetyltransferase, which translates to MMYFYQDFIIRHWQEKDRVLAATVISSVLSEYGLPWQPEEADKDVLNIEEYYLATGGEFWVIEHQNQIVGTAAYYPIQRGEKAVEIRKMYLLPKVRGLGLGKYLLQQLETAIALQGFEQIWIETASILVEAVKLYESNGYLPTTGVETSRCDRIYIKYL; encoded by the coding sequence ATTATGTATTTTTACCAAGATTTTATCATTCGTCATTGGCAAGAAAAAGACCGTGTTTTAGCAGCAACAGTCATTAGTTCTGTATTATCAGAATACGGTTTACCTTGGCAACCAGAAGAAGCTGACAAAGATGTATTAAATATTGAAGAATATTATTTAGCAACTGGTGGAGAATTTTGGGTAATTGAACATCAAAATCAGATTGTCGGGACTGCTGCATATTATCCAATACAGAGAGGAGAAAAAGCTGTAGAAATTAGAAAAATGTATCTTTTACCCAAAGTGCGCGGTTTAGGATTAGGAAAATATTTATTACAACAACTGGAAACAGCAATTGCTTTGCAGGGATTTGAGCAAATTTGGATTGAAACCGCGAGTATTTTAGTTGAAGCTGTTAAACTTTATGAAAGTAATGGTTATCTACCGACAACAGGTGTAGAAACTAGCAGATGCGATCGCATTTATATCAAATATCTATGA
- a CDS encoding ATP-binding protein: MSQIKVKNFGPIKSGFAENNGFIDIRKITVFIGNQGTGKSSIAKLISTLSWLEKQLYRRNLEIKYVTRRNRFVNTYCNYQNLKNYFLPETEIEYLGNAFYFSFQDGKLNIDPITPYFFNIMCIGNNIHKGYKEYIVPKIMYVPAERNFFSVVKGAEKVKGLPQSLFAFFEELERSQQELSESLTLPVGDVKLEFDQKNNTLNIIGSDYKLNISESSSGFQSFIPLFLVSRNIALSIGQNKDSSQNELSAEEQQRLKTEIEKILSNDNLSEEFKKAALEVLSSKYKNECFLNIVEEIEQNLFPKSQKDVLYKLLEFANLTEGNTLILTTHSPYIINYLTLAIKGYKVLHKIINLPNTDLLKEQLENIVPQASCVSDEDSIVYELTECGEIIKLSTYEGFPSDDNYLNSFLAETNNLFDNLLEIEEQI; this comes from the coding sequence ATGAGTCAAATAAAAGTTAAAAATTTTGGACCAATTAAATCAGGTTTTGCAGAGAATAATGGATTTATAGATATCCGCAAAATTACTGTTTTTATTGGTAATCAAGGAACGGGAAAAAGTAGTATTGCTAAACTAATTTCAACATTAAGTTGGTTGGAAAAACAGTTGTATCGTAGAAATTTAGAAATCAAGTATGTAACAAGGCGCAATCGCTTTGTTAATACATATTGTAACTATCAAAACTTAAAAAATTACTTCTTACCAGAAACTGAAATTGAATATCTAGGAAATGCTTTTTATTTTTCTTTTCAAGATGGAAAATTAAACATTGATCCTATTACACCATACTTTTTCAATATTATGTGTATTGGTAATAATATTCACAAAGGATATAAAGAATATATTGTACCTAAAATTATGTATGTACCAGCAGAAAGAAACTTTTTTAGTGTTGTTAAGGGGGCTGAAAAAGTAAAAGGATTGCCTCAATCATTATTTGCTTTTTTTGAGGAATTAGAGCGTTCACAACAGGAATTATCAGAAAGTTTGACTTTACCAGTGGGTGATGTAAAGTTGGAATTTGATCAAAAAAATAATACTTTAAATATTATAGGAAGTGATTATAAATTAAATATTTCCGAATCTTCAAGCGGGTTTCAATCTTTTATTCCTTTGTTTTTAGTTTCTAGAAATATTGCCTTATCTATTGGTCAAAATAAAGATTCTTCCCAAAATGAACTTAGTGCTGAAGAACAACAAAGATTAAAAACAGAAATTGAAAAAATCCTATCTAATGATAATCTTTCGGAGGAATTTAAAAAAGCTGCTTTGGAAGTATTATCTTCTAAATATAAAAATGAATGTTTTTTAAATATTGTTGAAGAAATAGAACAAAATCTGTTTCCAAAATCGCAAAAAGACGTTTTATATAAATTATTAGAATTTGCTAACCTTACAGAAGGTAATACACTAATTCTTACTACTCACAGTCCTTATATTATTAATTATCTGACATTGGCAATCAAGGGATATAAGGTTTTACATAAAATTATAAATTTACCAAATACTGATTTACTAAAAGAACAACTAGAAAATATTGTTCCTCAAGCATCTTGTGTATCTGATGAAGATTCTATTGTATATGAATTAACAGAATGTGGAGAAATTATCAAACTTTCTACTTATGAGGGATTCCCTTCTGATGACAACTATCTCAATTCTTTCTTAGCCGAGACTAATAACCTTTTTGACAATTTATTGGAAATTGAGGAACAAATATGA
- a CDS encoding histidine triad nucleotide-binding protein, with amino-acid sequence MSSTTETIFSKIIRKEIPANIVYEDDLALAFTDVNPQAPVHILVIPKKPIVSLATAEPEDQTLLGHLLLVVKQVAEQAGLENGYRVVMNTGNDGGQTVHHLHIHILGRRPMSWPPG; translated from the coding sequence ATGAGTAGTACCACAGAAACGATTTTTAGTAAAATCATTCGTAAAGAAATTCCCGCGAATATTGTTTATGAAGACGATTTAGCTTTGGCTTTTACAGATGTTAACCCCCAAGCGCCAGTTCACATCCTTGTCATTCCCAAAAAACCCATAGTTAGCCTAGCTACCGCAGAACCTGAAGATCAAACTCTTTTGGGACATCTTTTATTAGTGGTGAAGCAAGTCGCAGAACAAGCAGGATTAGAAAACGGTTATCGTGTAGTTATGAATACTGGTAATGATGGCGGTCAAACAGTTCATCACCTACATATACACATCCTCGGCCGTCGTCCTATGTCTTGGCCTCCAGGTTAA
- a CDS encoding YifB family Mg chelatase-like AAA ATPase: MLARVWSASIIGIDAVKVGVEVDVSGGLPGIVILGLPDSAIQESKERVKATLKNAGFAFPIRKIVINLTPADLRKEGPAFDLPISVGILAASEQVNADLLGDFLFLGEVSLDGSLRPVAGVLPIAATAKQMGITGLVVPVDNAQEAAVVEGLTVYGCKDIANVVDLLNNPKKYQPVQLNKTVETPTETSLNLADLQDVKGQAHARRALEIAAAGGHNLIFVGPPGSGKTMLARRLSGILPPLSFSESLEVTRIHSVAGLLKNRGSLVRDRPFRSPHHSASGPSLVGGGTFPRPGEISLSHRGVLFLDELTEFKRDVLEFLRQPLEDGFVTISRTKQSVTFPAQFTLVASTNPCPCGYYGDTIQGCTCSPRQREQYWAKLSGPLMDRIDLQVAVNRLKPEEITQQPTGEPSKSVAQRVEKAREKAVIRFEKEENLQCNAQMQSRHLQKWCKLDDASRNLLEAAIRKLGLSARASDRILKVSRTIADLAADENLNPQHVAEAIQYRTIDRMQ; the protein is encoded by the coding sequence ATGCTGGCTAGAGTTTGGAGTGCATCTATCATCGGAATTGACGCTGTAAAAGTGGGTGTAGAAGTTGATGTTTCCGGTGGTTTACCAGGAATTGTGATTTTGGGTTTACCAGATTCCGCTATTCAAGAATCTAAAGAACGGGTAAAAGCAACTTTGAAAAATGCGGGTTTTGCTTTTCCCATCCGGAAAATTGTCATTAACCTGACTCCCGCAGATTTGAGAAAGGAAGGCCCTGCTTTTGATTTACCGATTAGTGTGGGAATTTTAGCAGCTTCTGAACAAGTTAACGCCGATTTATTAGGAGATTTTTTATTTTTAGGTGAAGTTTCTTTAGATGGTAGTTTGCGTCCGGTTGCTGGTGTTTTACCTATTGCTGCAACTGCAAAACAAATGGGAATTACTGGTTTAGTTGTTCCTGTTGATAATGCCCAAGAAGCGGCTGTTGTCGAAGGATTGACGGTTTATGGTTGCAAAGATATTGCTAATGTAGTGGACTTATTAAATAATCCTAAAAAATACCAACCTGTCCAGTTAAATAAAACAGTAGAAACTCCCACAGAAACATCTTTGAATTTAGCAGATTTGCAAGATGTTAAAGGACAAGCGCACGCCCGTAGAGCTTTAGAAATTGCGGCTGCGGGTGGACATAATTTGATTTTTGTGGGACCACCGGGAAGCGGAAAAACGATGTTAGCAAGGCGATTATCGGGAATTTTACCACCTTTAAGTTTTTCTGAATCTTTGGAAGTGACACGCATTCATTCTGTGGCTGGATTGTTGAAAAATCGCGGTTCTTTAGTGCGCGATCGCCCTTTTCGCAGTCCGCACCATTCCGCATCTGGTCCATCCTTAGTTGGTGGTGGCACTTTTCCCCGTCCTGGTGAAATTTCATTATCCCATAGAGGTGTACTTTTTCTCGATGAATTAACAGAGTTTAAAAGAGATGTTTTAGAGTTTCTGCGTCAACCTTTGGAAGATGGTTTTGTGACAATTTCTCGAACTAAACAATCTGTCACTTTTCCGGCACAATTTACATTAGTAGCCAGTACAAATCCCTGTCCTTGCGGTTATTATGGTGATACAATTCAAGGATGTACCTGTTCACCTCGACAACGGGAACAATATTGGGCAAAATTGTCTGGACCGTTAATGGATAGAATTGATTTGCAAGTAGCAGTCAATCGTTTGAAACCAGAAGAAATTACCCAACAACCCACGGGAGAACCATCGAAATCTGTAGCCCAAAGAGTCGAAAAAGCCAGAGAAAAGGCAGTGATTCGGTTTGAAAAAGAAGAAAATTTACAATGTAATGCCCAAATGCAAAGTCGTCATCTTCAGAAATGGTGTAAATTAGATGATGCTAGTCGGAATTTATTAGAAGCTGCTATTAGGAAATTAGGATTATCTGCAAGAGCAAGCGATCGCATTCTCAAAGTATCACGAACTATAGCAGATTTAGCAGCAGATGAAAATCTCAACCCCCAGCACGTAGCCGAAGCCATTCAATATCGGACAATTGATAGAATGCAGTAA
- a CDS encoding Uma2 family endonuclease, with the protein MATLLSETKSQTRLVISWEALPDDFQLEDEPVENTGQPLLAGALRESLELSGFIQPQMLITANFGLCATLNEQFVAKAPDWVYVPSVKEILPERKSYTPNLEGDVPALVMEFLSDKDGGEYSVKRIYPPGKWFFYEQILQVAIYIIFEPDGGLLEYYQLENGRYELKQPDENGHHWIETMGLFLGTWRGAKEGRTGYWLRWWDQTGNLLPWAVEKIEQERQLAEQERQRAEQERQRAEQERQEKERLIAYLQSQGIDPNNLPIN; encoded by the coding sequence ATGGCAACCCTACTCAGTGAAACCAAATCACAGACTAGACTGGTCATCTCCTGGGAAGCCTTACCCGATGATTTTCAGTTAGAGGATGAACCAGTGGAAAATACAGGACAGCCACTATTAGCGGGGGCTTTGCGGGAAAGTTTAGAACTCAGTGGATTCATTCAACCACAGATGTTAATTACTGCCAATTTTGGGCTATGTGCCACATTAAATGAGCAATTTGTGGCTAAAGCACCAGATTGGGTATATGTACCTTCTGTTAAGGAGATATTACCAGAAAGAAAAAGCTATACACCCAATTTAGAAGGGGATGTCCCAGCTTTAGTGATGGAGTTTTTATCAGATAAAGACGGGGGAGAATATTCTGTTAAACGTATTTATCCGCCAGGAAAATGGTTTTTTTATGAACAAATTTTACAAGTTGCTATTTACATTATTTTTGAGCCAGATGGGGGTTTATTAGAATATTATCAACTGGAAAATGGCCGTTATGAATTAAAGCAACCAGATGAGAATGGTCATCATTGGATTGAGACAATGGGACTATTTTTAGGAACTTGGCGAGGCGCAAAGGAAGGACGCACTGGCTATTGGTTGCGGTGGTGGGATCAAACAGGTAATTTGTTACCTTGGGCTGTGGAAAAAATTGAACAGGAACGCCAACTGGCTGAACAGGAACGTCAACGGGCTGAACAGGAACGTCAACGGGCTGAACAGGAACGTCAGGAAAAAGAACGGCTAATAGCTTATTTGCAATCGCAGGGAATTGACCCCAATAATTTGCCTATTAATTAG
- a CDS encoding Gfo/Idh/MocA family oxidoreductase, whose protein sequence is MIGVAVVGTGFGQKVHIPAFQAHHQTKLVAIYHRDIHKAKTIAANHNIPYAGENLTEILALPTVEAVSISTPPFLHYEMAKQVLQAGKHLLLEKPITLNVDAAKELYQLAKDKNVITTVDFEFRFVPEWQFFAQLLAENYVGNIRLIKIDWLGSSRADKSRPWNWYSSQEKGGGALGSLGSHAFDYIHWLFGEVKKLNAHLITAIPERVNPITGELQTVDTDDTCLLSLELVNGIPCQVSISAVVHAERTHWIEVYGDKGTLILGSKNQKDYIHGFQIWGSQSGESLKEIAVPQQFIFPQHYQDGRICAFLRVVDEWVKGITNNQQTIPSLREGVYSQLLMDLSHESHQTGCWVNVPNLGEFLD, encoded by the coding sequence ATGATTGGGGTAGCAGTTGTTGGAACGGGATTTGGTCAAAAAGTTCATATTCCCGCATTTCAAGCACATCATCAAACTAAGCTTGTCGCTATTTATCATCGAGATATTCATAAAGCAAAAACTATTGCGGCAAATCATAATATTCCCTATGCTGGGGAAAATTTAACAGAAATTCTGGCTTTACCCACAGTTGAAGCTGTAAGTATTTCCACACCGCCATTTTTGCACTATGAAATGGCTAAACAGGTTTTGCAAGCTGGTAAACATCTCTTATTAGAAAAACCCATAACTTTAAATGTAGATGCAGCTAAAGAATTATATCAGTTAGCAAAAGATAAAAATGTAATTACAACTGTAGATTTTGAATTTCGGTTTGTCCCAGAATGGCAATTTTTCGCGCAACTTCTGGCTGAAAATTATGTAGGAAATATTAGATTAATTAAAATTGATTGGTTGGGTTCTTCTCGCGCTGATAAATCTCGTCCTTGGAATTGGTATTCCAGTCAAGAAAAAGGTGGTGGTGCTTTAGGTTCTTTAGGTTCTCATGCTTTTGATTATATTCATTGGTTATTTGGAGAAGTTAAGAAATTAAACGCTCATTTAATTACTGCTATTCCTGAAAGAGTTAATCCCATAACTGGAGAATTGCAAACAGTTGATACTGATGATACTTGTTTATTATCTCTGGAATTGGTAAATGGTATACCTTGTCAAGTTTCTATTAGTGCGGTTGTTCATGCAGAAAGAACTCATTGGATAGAAGTTTATGGAGATAAGGGGACATTAATATTAGGTAGTAAGAATCAAAAAGACTATATTCATGGTTTTCAGATTTGGGGTTCTCAAAGTGGAGAATCTTTAAAAGAAATAGCAGTTCCCCAACAATTTATTTTTCCGCAACATTATCAGGATGGGCGAATTTGTGCTTTTTTAAGAGTTGTTGATGAATGGGTAAAAGGAATTACGAATAATCAGCAAACTATACCTTCTTTGCGAGAAGGGGTTTATTCCCAATTATTAATGGATTTATCCCATGAATCTCATCAAACAGGATGTTGGGTAAATGTGCCAAATTTGGGAGAGTTTTTAGATTAG
- the murA gene encoding UDP-N-acetylglucosamine 1-carboxyvinyltransferase, with protein sequence MNSSSSLPDAKSSLEADSAVLQISGGHPLSGHVKISGAKNSALVIMAGTFLCSGDCRIRNVPLLADVNRMGQVLSALGLRLNREGDILDVDAREITTSKAPYELVTQLRASFFAIGPILARLGVAQMPLPGGCAIGARPVDLHVRGLQSMGAEVQIEHGICNAHVPGNNGRLSGAKIYLDTPSVGATETLMMAATLADGETIIDNAAREPEVIDLANFCNSMGAKIQGAGTSTITIVGVPKLHSTDYTIIPDRIEAGTLLIAGAITRSEILLSPVVPDHLIPVIAKLQEIGVSIIEEAQDCLRILPAKTLKAINIDTLPHPGFPTDMQAPFMALLTVAEGDSIINESVFENRLRHAAELNRLGADIRVKGNTAFVRGVPMLSGAPVIGTDLRASAALVIAGLAATGTTTVKGLQHLDRGYDRLDMKLQQLGAKIIRVSEASKDVDLLANNTNPPASVSI encoded by the coding sequence ATTAATTCTTCTAGCAGCTTACCAGATGCCAAGTCTTCACTAGAAGCAGACTCCGCAGTCTTGCAAATCTCTGGTGGGCATCCTTTGAGCGGTCATGTAAAAATTAGCGGAGCTAAGAATTCCGCACTGGTAATCATGGCTGGAACATTCCTCTGTTCCGGTGATTGTCGGATTCGTAACGTTCCCTTATTAGCGGACGTAAATCGGATGGGACAAGTTCTATCAGCTTTAGGGTTACGTTTAAATAGAGAAGGGGACATTTTAGATGTTGATGCGCGGGAAATTACCACATCTAAAGCTCCCTATGAACTAGTTACCCAACTGCGAGCCAGTTTCTTTGCCATTGGTCCAATTTTAGCCCGACTAGGAGTAGCACAAATGCCCTTACCAGGGGGTTGTGCTATTGGAGCTAGACCGGTAGATTTGCACGTCAGGGGACTGCAATCAATGGGGGCAGAGGTGCAAATTGAACATGGTATTTGCAATGCTCATGTTCCCGGAAATAATGGTAGGTTAAGCGGCGCAAAAATCTACTTAGATACTCCCAGTGTCGGTGCGACAGAAACCTTGATGATGGCTGCTACCCTAGCAGATGGAGAAACTATCATTGATAATGCTGCCAGAGAACCAGAAGTAATAGATTTAGCTAACTTCTGTAACTCTATGGGAGCAAAAATTCAAGGTGCAGGAACAAGTACAATTACTATAGTTGGTGTTCCTAAATTACACTCAACTGATTATACTATCATTCCTGATCGTATTGAAGCAGGAACTTTGTTAATCGCTGGTGCAATTACTCGTTCTGAAATACTTCTATCTCCTGTTGTCCCAGATCATTTAATCCCTGTTATTGCTAAGTTACAGGAGATTGGTGTATCAATCATTGAAGAAGCACAAGACTGTTTACGCATTTTGCCAGCGAAAACTCTCAAGGCTATAAATATTGATACCTTGCCCCATCCTGGGTTTCCCACGGATATGCAAGCACCTTTCATGGCTTTACTAACTGTCGCTGAAGGTGACAGTATCATTAATGAATCGGTCTTTGAAAATCGCTTACGTCATGCTGCTGAGTTGAATCGCTTAGGCGCAGATATCCGTGTCAAAGGTAATACTGCTTTTGTCCGAGGAGTGCCAATGCTATCGGGCGCACCAGTTATAGGCACAGACTTAAGAGCTTCTGCTGCTTTAGTCATAGCAGGATTAGCAGCGACTGGAACAACCACTGTTAAAGGATTGCAACATTTAGATCGGGGCTATGATCGCCTTGACATGAAGTTACAGCAACTAGGAGCAAAAATTATTCGTGTAAGTGAAGCATCAAAAGATGTAGATTTGCTTGCTAATAACACTAATCCTCCAGCCTCAGTTTCTATCTAA
- a CDS encoding RNA methyltransferase, translated as MLTSLQNSLVKQIRKLHSTKERNKQQLFLLEGTHLLEEACTVAYPLDAVCCTLQWHEAHPQLWEVICSQCYRVEIVSPEVLAAMATTVNPDGIVAIAKRDLGIVQPEAQPRQIPFTGLVLALETVQDPGNLGTMIRTAAAAGASGLWLSEDSVDLDNPKVLRASAGQWFRLNMAVSEDLRATVRQSQQAGMQVVATLPTADLTYWQVDWRKPSLILLGNEGAGLSADLAALADIQVKIPVSPGVESLNVGITAALMLYEAQRQRTSH; from the coding sequence GTGTTAACAAGTTTACAAAATTCTCTAGTTAAACAAATCCGCAAGTTGCACTCCACCAAGGAGAGAAATAAGCAACAGCTATTTTTATTGGAAGGAACGCATTTGCTTGAAGAAGCTTGTACGGTTGCCTATCCCTTAGATGCGGTATGCTGTACTCTTCAATGGCATGAGGCACATCCCCAATTATGGGAAGTTATTTGTAGTCAGTGCTATCGCGTTGAAATTGTCAGTCCAGAAGTTTTAGCGGCAATGGCTACAACTGTCAATCCTGATGGTATAGTAGCAATAGCAAAGCGAGACCTAGGAATCGTTCAACCAGAGGCACAACCAAGACAAATTCCCTTTACTGGTTTAGTTCTGGCTTTAGAAACTGTCCAAGATCCTGGTAACTTAGGAACTATGATTCGCACAGCCGCAGCAGCAGGTGCATCAGGTTTGTGGTTAAGTGAAGATAGTGTAGATTTAGATAATCCCAAGGTTTTACGAGCTTCTGCGGGGCAATGGTTTCGCTTAAATATGGCTGTCAGTGAGGATTTGAGAGCTACAGTTCGCCAAAGTCAGCAAGCAGGAATGCAGGTAGTAGCCACATTACCTACAGCCGATTTAACTTATTGGCAGGTAGATTGGCGTAAACCTAGTTTAATATTATTGGGTAACGAAGGGGCAGGATTATCAGCGGATTTAGCCGCGTTGGCAGATATCCAGGTAAAAATTCCTGTGAGTCCTGGGGTAGAATCATTAAATGTGGGAATCACTGCGGCTTTAATGTTATATGAAGCCCAAAGACAAAGAACTTCCCATTAA
- a CDS encoding thermonuclease family protein, producing MNKLMKQGLIWLGAATITFSLMACDAFGGRSHRLFTPQGDLVERVSDGDTLVLKNADGKKFTVRFACIDAPEIPHSLKEKNSRITKDVNQFAWGMKAKIRIEELIKQTDGRVNLDITDSDRYGRKIAEVRLKDGTFLQQVLVKEGLAKVYRSYLSKCPSKDIVQQAEAQAQQQKLGVWNDRKFIDPWDYRKSI from the coding sequence ATGAATAAATTAATGAAACAAGGATTAATTTGGCTAGGTGCAGCTACAATTACTTTTAGTTTAATGGCTTGCGATGCCTTCGGCGGGCGTAGCCATCGCCTGTTTACTCCTCAAGGTGATCTGGTTGAGCGGGTAAGTGATGGTGATACATTAGTATTAAAAAATGCTGATGGTAAAAAGTTCACGGTGCGGTTTGCTTGTATTGATGCACCAGAAATACCGCATTCTCTCAAAGAAAAGAATAGTAGAATTACTAAAGATGTAAATCAGTTTGCTTGGGGTATGAAAGCAAAAATACGAATAGAGGAACTAATCAAACAAACAGACGGCCGTGTAAATTTAGATATTACAGATAGCGATCGCTATGGTAGAAAAATTGCAGAAGTGCGTTTAAAAGATGGCACGTTTTTACAACAAGTTTTGGTAAAAGAGGGATTAGCTAAAGTATATCGTTCCTATTTAAGCAAATGCCCAAGTAAGGACATAGTGCAACAAGCCGAAGCGCAAGCGCAACAGCAAAAACTTGGGGTTTGGAATGATCGGAAATTTATTGATCCTTGGGATTATAGAAAAAGCATTTAA